The DNA sequence ATGCTCTCCTGGCCTGTCTGGATAGCTATATCCTACTTTACGATTATTAGCAATTGTATGCCAAGTACCTTCATGGTGGGGTGGGCGTCTTTTTCACCATATACTCGTTTATGTTAATAACAACAAATGCCAGATTAACTGAAAGTTTGAGAAAAACTGACTAGCATGCCCATAAATTAAGTTCTGTTCAATTTAAGTATTTCCTACCACAATCCACAACAATTAAGTTCTGGGGAAGGGGAGGTTCCCTGTAGTTTTGTCAAAAATGGCTAAATAGGGTGGTACCTGTGTCTCgaagcagtagggcgccagccccatatgccagaggtggcggttcaaacccagccccggtcataaactgcaaaaaaaaaaaaaaagtctaaataatAAACCACAGTTCTCTCCTCTGTTTAAAGATTTCATGACAAAGGTGATGACTGTCTATATAAAACGTTATTACTGTAATATCCTTTGAAATTTGCGACATAACTTTTAGTTTTTGCACGTGTCCAGCTGTCCAGAAGGTCCGGGCTGGACGCCTGGCGGTTTGGCGCCCCCTAGTCATTCCGCGCGAAAGAAGCCTCCGTCTTTCAAACTGCAGTACAAGTTCACGCAATGTCATGTAAAAGTCAAGTTAACGTAAGTTAAAGAAGAGAATCAAGAGTAATGATTTTAAAGAGTAATCTTCCAAAAAGACGTTCTTTCTGAGCTTCCTCTGATGATGATAAAAGCAAAAGGATAAACCCGGGTAAAAAGTGCTACGCCCGTCATCAGCCCCAGCTCCATGTGTGACATAGTTCTAACCAGAATGGCAGACCTACGCTCTTACAAATCATTTTTGATCCAGAAACCTGCTCTCATTTCAGAGTCAAGGTCTCTCTGGTTATTTAAAGAACAAATGTAACCCTGAGGGATCCGTTTTGTTTCCTTCAATTTTCCAGTGAAATCAGAGACCCTGTTCTTGGCTGTCAACACAGAAACTGAAGGGCTACAAGGAAGTGATACCGGAAAAAGGAAACAGCAAGCAACCATCACCGCGGGGTTTATTACAGACAGGCCTGAGTGCTGCAGGGAACAAGCTAATAACAAGATGAAGACatggtgaaacttagtaaatgtaaaatataaatgtcttaacacaataactaagaaaatgccatgaaggctatgttaaccagtgtgatgaaaatgtgtcaaattgtatataaaacgagcacattgtaacccatgactacattaatgtacacagctatgattaattaaaaaaaaaaaaagaaaaagaaaagaaaatgaagacattggACCTTTGCCCCAGCACCCTCCACTCTTCTTATCTTTGGTCCTTTTTCCCTTAGAGAGGTCCgattagtttattttatttttattttatgttatttactaCAAGAAGAAAGCGGGAACTAAATTGTTCCTCTCATTCTAAGAGGAGGATATATATTAAGGGATATgaatatgtgtgcgtgtgtgtatatacatagaaaaaaggacagagcaagacagagagagaaattggGGGAGAGACAGATGGTGGACAAAGGCTAACTTCACCCTAGGCTGCGTGCTGGAGGGGAACGGTGGAGATTCTGATTGCTGCTCCTACCACAAACTGCAAAGGGCTCCTCCAAAACACTTACCCCTCCTAAAGCAAGTGTTCAAGTTCAACAACGTCCAGGAAAGTCTCTTCCCGCCTGCATTTCAGCGGTTCCCACAGCTTGCCCACAAGcgctttgtaaaaaaaaaaaaaaagccttgaaaAAGTTAATTCGCTGTCCAATCCTGGACCGCTAGCGTCCTCTGTTGGTCACGGAAGGGAAGGAGCGCGCAGAGAAAATTGAAGAGACCCGAGTCCCGGAGAAGGCCGACAGCGACCTCAAGGGCACAGCTGGACTTGAGCTCTGCTGCAACGCCTTTCTATCCAGCAGAGAAGTGAGAATCCCAGTCTCCACTACGGCGCATCGGAGAGAATTTAGTACAGGGATCCAAAGTCTCCTTCAAAACAGTGATGGCGAAAATTGCCAATGTCAGTATCATTTTGTTACTAATATGCTTCAGCAATGCCTGCGTCATTGTCTTTATTATTCTTGTGGATGTAAACAATTTGAAAACAGAATCAAGGAGAATACCTAAAACGAGCAGTTACAGCTGTGGTTTAAAGTATGCGGAAAGTCCAGCCTTAGGGACGACGTCGCTGTCAGCCCAGTCTAAACGGGGGGTTTGCGGCGGGGAGGAAAGGCGGGGAGCGTCTTCACCGCTTTGCGAAGCAAGCGTGAAAGGGGACCAAGGCTCCCTGACTATCTGCAGATGCGTGTTTTGTGGTTTCCTGGGGGTGCTAAAGGCCCAGCGGCTGTACAttaacacacacaccccaacagcTCCTCGACTTCctaagacttcagtggccatcagGTATTCTCATTCAGAAATGTTCAAGACTTTCTCTACCCCATGAATTAAACTTTAGAAACTTTTGCAAAGTGTACCAGAACGAGGAGCGCGTTCTTTCCAGTTACCCTGACAGGAGCTCGCCCCAGGGCGACCTCGCCCGGGGCGCGAAGGGGTAAGGGCGGAGGGGTCGAGGAGGTCCGGGGCGCCTAGTTGGCCTAAAGGGACTGGGGTGTCGGGGATGCTGAGGAGGTTTGGGGCCCACAGTGGCCGGGTGGGCTGTTATTCCCAGGGATCGCGAGTGGCCGGGCGCCGGGCGTGCGCACGGGAGCAGGTGCCCAGACCCGCGGCGAGCTGAGAGGGCAAGGCTCCGGCCCCCGCGGCGGGCCCTGCGCCGACCCACCCCGCCCCCCTCCTGGGCGCGCCGTTCTGGGGCGTGTCCTCGGCCGCTGCGGCTCTATATAGCGGCTGGTGCACCGGGGCCGCCCAGATGCGAGCGCGGCAGTGAGACAATAAGGATCCGCCGTCTGCCTGAATCCTGCAACTCGCTCTGAGTGCCATCACCCTATTCCTGCGCACCCCAGCCGACCGAGCAGCTGGCCCCGGTGGCGGCGCCATGCAACGAGCACGCCTCATGCTCTGGGCCGCGGCGCTGACCGTGCTAGTGCTGCTTCGCGAGCCGCCCGTGGCTCGGGCTGGCGCGGGCGCGGCGGGCGCCGGCCCGGTGGTGCGCTGCGAGCCGTGCGACGCGCGTGCGCTGGCCCAGTGTGCGCCTCCGCCCGCCGCGCCCGCGTGCGCCGAGCTGGTGCGCGAGCCGGGCTGCGGCTGCTGCCTGACGTGCGCGCTGCGAGAGGGCCAGCCGTGCGGCGTCTACACCGAGCGCTGCGGCGCCGGCCTGCGCTGCCAGCCGCCCCACGGCGATGCGCGTCCGCTGCAGGCGCTGCTGGACGGCCGCGGGCTCTGCGCCAACGCCAGTGCCATGGGCCGCCTGCGCGCCTACCTGCTGCCCGCGCCGCCCGCGCCAGGTGAGCCGCCCGCGCCAAGGGCTCTGTAACGCTGCACCTGGCGCTGACGAGAAGGGCCGGGGGCTGGGGTCGGTGGGGGTGCTGTTGGGGTGAAACTACTTTTTCCTCGGTCTGAGGGTTGTACGTGGGGAGCCTGAGGCCCCAAAAGGTGTAGACGCTTGCCAGAGGAACCCTAAGTACAGAGAGAACTTTGTGAATTGCAAAGCGTTTTCAGTGGAAATCGGTTAAAGGTCTCAGGGACGGGCGGGAAAGCAGTATCCAGGTTAGCTGTCAATGGAAAGATCCTGAACAcaggagattctcctgccctACGCGGGTACTGAAATGTGAACTGTATCGTCCTATTTTATGGAACGTGACTTTGGACTCCCGCGAACTAAGGGCGCGCGTCAATCCCAAGGGTGCTTGGTGTGGGTATGGGGGACGCAGCGCAGTGGCCAAGGGGTGGATTTGGACCTGGGAAGGTGGGCAGGGACGTTGTCTTTAGAAATGCTAACATTTGCACAACCTTTGATTCGCAAAGCAATGTCACGTCCTGGTGTGTCAAAAACAAGGCAGGTTCGGGGTTTGGTATCGTTTACACTTAGAAAACCTGAAGTTCAGAAAGAAGCAAATTTTCAAGGTCACCTAGAGGCAGAAATAAACTGTAGGTTTAAACCCCGTGTGGCCACTTTCCTACCATCCCATTTACATCACCCTGCACGTCTTCGTATCCCAAACAAATGCCCAGGTGCCTGGGGGTTCGGGGAGTGTGGACTGAGTGGATTTCAATTACAGGAAAAGGAGTTGGAATCAGTCCTAGGACTATTTCCCCTCTTAATCTGAAATGGGAGGAGTGAGGGGCAGTAAAAAGAAGTCCcagaagaaaaatgcaaacatttggCAGAGTCACCTCTTCTGGCTCAGCCATGGTCAGGCAGGTGCAGTTCTGGTAAGGCATCACGttgttcctttaaaaaagaagttcaCGTGGATTTGGCAGCTGTTCCTCTTTCAGGCATACTTAGGAAGCCTCGCTTAGTTATATGAGAAAAGTTCCTGCCCTGCACAGCTGAAGGCTGGGAGAATTCCCCCGACCCCTACAGCCATCATGTTGAACAGATAGCACTGAGGCAGCCCCCATCCAAGCTTGACAGGATGAACAGTCCTGTATAATTTACATAGCTGCAGAGTTCCAAGCCTGGTTAACTTATTTCCTTGCTAGGCAAGGCTGACTTCATTCTGAGAAACCCCAGATTAATGGAAAGGGAAGATTCTAATTGCCTGAAGCTTGCACTGACTCTAGTTGATTGTTAGAATCACTGGAGGCATTTGTCTCTCCAGGCAAAGTTACGTTGTTTGCTAAGTGTGTCTGTTGTTGTTCTAGTACATTTTGGGGTATTCAAAAGGTGATCTTGGAAAATAGTCGTAAGCATTGTCATTCTTAGGCTTTAATAATCATTATGATAACCACCGTAGTAGTCCAGTAGTATGGGTTGAtgtgagttattataaaattacaaaacaatcTAAGTGACTTCTAAAATCCTTTTgacaaaaataggcaaattttTATGATCAATAAAAGTCGCAATTATCTGTTGCTTAACTAGAACTGTTTTTCCTTCATGCCCTAATCTGCAGTCCAGGCattaaaaagaaaccaaggaaaaagaaaaaagaaaccaaggaagTTTAAGAAATTACTCAggtttctttgaaaaagaaaaggaaaggaaaagactagtattaaaggaaattgaaaccaAATTCTGTCAAGTAGGGGCATACTTTGCCAGGCTCTGGGATAGAACCTGGGAATTTGCACTCTCCAAGGCACAAAACCCCTTAGGAAACGTTGCACCTGGACCTCAGTGGGCTCTttggcagatgaagaaactgagacccagggagGAGAGGCATTGCCCAAGGCTGGGTGAGTGACCCTTCCAGTGTGCACTTCCAGAACAGAGGAAGGCATTTGCACCAAATAATTTCAACCTTCTGGTATCTTTCTAGAATAGGTTTAGGACCAGAGGGGTGACCTAATGCCCCTGCTGAGGGTAGACATTAAGACTCTGCCTTTTGGAGTAAAGGGATCCCTTGACAGTCACTTTCAGACTTAAGCCAAAGTCATTGAGAGGTCTGAGTGCCCCAGGAGCATCTTCCATAAATGTAGCCTTTGATTTCCCTAGGGGGTCCCTCATCCATCTTGGAAAAGAAGTGAAGTGAGAATCCTGGTCATACATCAAGCCACAAATTTAGTCATATACTTAAAATCCCAACTAAACTCCATTTCAAGGATCAGGCACTCTTCACATAGCACTTTTGATTATAAAGGAGGATCTGCGGGAAGGGgctttcttctccccacccccacccagggaATGAAAGCGCTTTGGCACTTAGAAGCCTGAGGACTGAGTGGAAGTTCAGTGCTCCTGCGCTGGCTGGGAAGTGCAGAAGGGGCCCCCTAGGATGCACAAGGTCTTTGTTTACCTTCAGTTTTAGAGATAtaaggagaaacctcaaagacaAGCCACCAACATGCCCACTCGATTCTGTGTCCCTGAGGCAAAGCACATTGCAGATTGGAATTCAGATTCCCCATCCCAGCCTGACGCCAAGTTCACAGACAGCCTGTGCCCATGGTAGCATGGAGGGCCACGCTGGCCAACCCTGAGCAAATGCTGGAATTCCCAGGAGTGCTTATTGAAACTCAGACTGCCACAGTCACTCCTATGTTGGCAGGGAAGATGGGCATTTTTTCCAATTTCCCGGGGCTGCCACTGCTCCCAAATGGAGATCACATTTGAAGTCTCCTGCAAGATTTCTGAGCCAGCACCTCCCTGGCTCAGGAATGCCCCTGCCAGTGGAAGATAAACCACCTCTAGAGGGGAacttgatgagcatttttctgtctttatttgcaGCTACTTAGGGGGAAAGCACATGTCAGATTGATTTGAAACAGATGACCTCTTGAGATATAAGAGGTAGCATTATGGCATAATACTTCATCAgggtgtttttatttaaaaacaaaaacttcttggGAATGATTGACTAACTATGCCGTGCAGATGTGACTTGGTTGCAGTATTAAGATTTGGGAAAAGGCTGTTGTTAGATGTCAATAACTCTTAATGTCGTTGCCTCCCTTGCGCTTTTCAAGGAAACGCCAGTGAGTCGGAGGAAGAGCGCAGTGCTAGCAGTGTGGAGAGCCAGGCCATCCCCAGCACACACCGGGTGTCTGAGTCCAAGTTCCACCCCCTCCATGCCAAGATGGATGTCATCAAGAAGGGCCATGCCAAAGACAGCCAGCGCTACAAAGTCGACTACGAGTCTCAGAGCACAGACACCCAGAACTTCTCCTCTGAGTCTAAGCGGGAGACAGAATATGTGAGAGCCTTTCCTTTTGTCAGAGGAGGAGGGCGggacccaccatgcctgggcaCTCAGAGCCTCTGAAGGACAATCTTTATGCACCAAGCCCCAGTGATCCCTTATCCCCTCTCTGCCTCaactctttcctctccttccttacATAAAGACTATTGACCCTTTCCTATCTCAGATAATTTCAGGAGGACCAAGCTGAAATAGCACTTGTGAAAGCTTATGGGGTATCATAAAGACCTCGGCagataaagtaaaatattctCTTAGGGatggttatattttatttctttgttcttctaaATTTATCAACCTACTGTTGGCCCAGTGCCAGCTTCTGTGCCTCACCCTGGGAAGAGCCAAAGGAAGCCAGGGAGCAGTAGATGGCAGCCACAGGGGATGTTCTTGCTAAGTCAGGCAAAAGACATTTGAGGAACATGTGTATCGCAGGTCCCACTTGCGATAGCTATGCAGCATTGTAAGATTTTTGAAAATGTGCATTCCAGAGAAATAACCATAACCCTGTTATTCCCCAACTTCCTAATCCCTAGGGTCCCTGCCGCAGAGAAATGGAGGACACGCTGAATCACCTGAAGTTCCTCAATGTGCTGAGTCCCAGGGGTGTTCACATCCCCAACTGCGACAAGAAGggattttataagaaaaagcAGGTGAGTGAGGTCCTCAAGTGTTTTCTTTCTCCCCCACTGTCCATTGACACCAGGAGAAATTAGCCTCTGACCTCCGACTCTGAGCCCACGTGGCACCAGTGCTGGGACTTGGTGCCAGTCTCGGGGGATGAGACCAAGGGCTACTTTGACTTGTTGCTCCAAGTGATGCTAGATGGGCCCAATTCTCAACCCCAGTGCCCTTGTAccacccatcccctctcctgcCCTTTCAGTGGCTCAGCCACAGAACAGATGCGATGCCGTCGGCGGGAGTTCATTATGAACCACGGGAGGGCACGGTGAGGCTTTTGTTAGTGCTGAATCACGGAACGGCACTTCAGATAACTATTGTAGCACATTCCTGAGAAGTGAGACGTGAGGTCATTTAACAAAATCCTTACCTGAGATGTATATGGATCCCTTTTCACACTGAGGCCTTCTTGCTAGTGACAAGCAGGAAAGGAACAAACAGATGTGAGCTGCAGTTAAGCCATGATCCATATGCCTCCATAGAATACGCATCATGGTGGCAGCATTTCAGTTGGCTGTAAAATTGGAAAATTTGTACCAAGGTTTCTATAGAATTAGTCTTAGAAGACCTCCTTAAGAAATGCTGGCCCCAGGGCGACCCTGTTCCAGGGTGTGTAGTGGTGGTCACCCGTCCAAGAGCCCGAGTCCTCCTCAGTAGCTGTTGTACTCTTTGGCATCGTAATCACACCAGCATTATCTATCGGACCTTCTACAAATTCACACTGACACTGACACAATGCCAGCCATGAGTCCCAGGGCAGACAGAACATTCTCATTTCCTCATTTGGCATATAAGCCTGAGGTTCACCAGGGTCGATAGGGTCTGATATCCACCTTAGACTTTTAGAGGCATAAAACTGCCCCACCCCAGCTTAGAAAAGTTAACacctacacacatgcacatacaggTGCCCACACTGCTGCCTAGGCACACGTGTGGCTCTTAAGTAGTCTTGGCTGTAATTTCTGGGAAAACCATGTTGCCATCTTGCCCTAGTGCCCAAACTGCCCCTGGGCCAGGGGATGTTTTTTCACTTCTGGGTCTTCTGTTTTCTATCCCACAGTGCCGCCCTTCTAAAGGCAGAAAGCGGGGCTTCTGCTGGTGCGTGGATAAGTATGGACAGCCACTCCCAGGCTATGACGCCAAGGGGAAGGAGGATGTGCACTGCTACAGCATGCAGAGCAAATAGACGCCGGCTGTGTGACGTAAGCCCTCTGCAGGGGACTGTGTCAGGAACCAGGGCCTCGGTGACACTAGCCTTGGGGGCTCCATAGACTGAGGATTGCTTGGAGGCTGGACATGGCCATTGGCCCTTTCCCACCCTTGCTGACCCAGGAGCTGCATTCCAGGcccagagagagaaaagcaaacaggACAGACTCTTCAGAAGGATATAGGGAGAGGGAGTCCCCACCAACCCAACCAAACAGATACAGGGAAAGAGGCTGGACCGGTGTGGTCTCAGAGACACTCTGCTTTATTTCAAAGAACTTACAAGACAGCTTACAATACACTCGCCAAATGATTTTCCCATGTAACTCAGATGGTTCATTTATCTTCCCAGGGAAACTGTTTCAGTCCACAAGAACTTAGGGACACATGTTTCTTGAAGATGTGGCTATGAGACAAATGAAATTGCTAGCTCAGTGGGGAAAGCATGGTCAGAAGAtgtggctgtttttgtttttttctgtaaaatatgaTTATTCTGCTAGTCTGTggctaattttaataaagtttatttaaatttaatacaaaaCATAGAACCTTAAACCATCATTTTTGAGATTATGACCACATtcagtattcttttttcctttaatcaaGGAGTTATTGGGGGGCAAGGAATGAATATAATTCATCTTCTCAACACAAATTTAGTGAAGtagaagtaatttttatttttagccataaagcttttttttccttgcaaGTTAGAAAAGAATAATTCCAATTTTAGGGTAACACTTTTTGGTAGTGAAGATGGTGAGAATCTTATAGTGTTCTTCGCTTTGTTACGAAGTCTAGGTTGAGATTCCAGCCACCACCAACCGGCCCAAGCCCATTTACCTGGGGCTTGGGGACTGGACATGGCCATTGGCCCTTTCCCGTCCTTGCTGACCCAGGAGCTGCATTCCAGGCCCAGAGAGACAAAAGCAAACAGGACAGACTCTGGGGACTGTGCCTGAGTATCTCAGGGAAGGATCTGAGCCCTTTTGATTTTTAGAGGGataatttcaatatatttctttctctttttgttttagttAATGTGGAGCTCAAATGCGCCTTATTTTGCACAAAAGACTGCCGAGGACATGATCAGCAGCTGGCTACAGCCtcgatttctatttctttttgtggtgaaccgaatttttatttttaaaccaaagTTTAGAAAGAGGTTTTTGAAACGCCTGTGGTTCCTTTAAATGGTAAACTTGAGCATCTTTCTTTCCAGTTTCCTGTAGTCAGTGAAAAGCAGTTTGAATTCTCTTATTGCTTCCTATAAAAATCCTGGTAAACTCCAGCACTGTACATGGATGTTGTCCCCTCGTGGGACTCACCACATGTTCACCGGGCCATGGACCCCTGACTTCATGACCTAAGTGGCCATGTTGCCAACATAGAGTCCGTGCTTTAGCCCTGCTCTCTGTAAAGTGAACACAGGTCTTAACAAGAATAGGAAAGCCTTTAACTCTGACCATCCTGACATCCCTCCTGGAGCTCACAGCCTTCTGTGGTGCCACCTTTGAGGCAAGAGCCTACGTCCCTCGACCAAGAAGATCATTCATATCTTCCAGTGACCTGTACTGCTTGGGGACTATTAGAATAAGGTGGAgtctcattaaaagaaaaaaaataatgaccaaGAATGTTTTAGGGCTCTCTGGGAACCTATAAAGGCAGGTATTTCTGACCCTCCTTTATCAGGAAGCTTCCTGAAGACATGCCTGTGAAAGACCCATGGTGGCCTTTGCTGAGGCCCCAGAGGGAAGAGGGACAGTGGGGACAGTGAGAGCCTTTGTGTTCAGAAGCATTATAAATAATGGCACGATTCTTCAGATGACTGCAGAAAATAGTGTTTTGTAGTTCAACCGCTCATGACAAAGTTCATTTTTGAGGATAAGctttttaaagacaaagattTATTTTCATCTCTCACCTTTCCTCCTCCTTGGCACAGTGTAAACAATAATATCTAAACAGGAAAGTTGAATGGCTTGTTGGAGAGCCCATTGATTGAGGATACGGGGAACACATAGGGAATTGCCTGTATTTGTCGAACTTGGAGTCATTCTCgtacttttctttataattcaCACATATATGCAGAGACGATATGTTCTTAATTCATTGTTAACATTGTATACAACATAGCCCAAATGTAATAGGATCTATACTAGATACTCCTAGATGAAATCTTAGAGATGCTAGATGACGTAACTGTGGCTGCAACCGAAGAAAGGGGCTGGTGCCCAGGGGGCTGAGCTGCTCTCCCAGAAGCCAAACCCAAGGAGGTCTGGAGAATTCAGGCCTGGGAGGACTCTGCCCTGTCCTGCTGTGGCCCTCCATGTGGACACCCACTTCACAGAGCTGTCCTTGAGAACACCAAGGGGTCTCAAGACATTCTGCCTACCTAttagcttttctttatttttttaagttttgggggaaaaaaagtatttttgaaaagtttgtcTTGCGATGTatttataaatagtaaataaagttTTTACCATAAAAAATCTTTCCCCTTATTATTGACAGCCCCTGGGTGTTGTGTCACTAATGAAATAACCCTGAAAGGGCAAAATATTCCAGCTATTGTAGAAAATTTCATAAATACTAATATAGTTAGTTCCCTGCTTCTATCTCTAGCAAAAGAACACcagaacactagcaaaaattTCCGCAGCCTTTGGTGGCATCCTGGGAAGGCACTGAGTTACATCTGTAAGACGGGCCAGCTTTAGGAGATTGTGTTGTGATCTCCATTCCCCTAGTGGAGGGTGATATGGCGGGCAGGATTGAGCAAGTCAGTAAATGCATCTCTGGACCATCTGGTCCTCGTCTTTTGGAGTTTGTGTCCCACACTGTCCCAGTTTTGGAGTAGTGTCCCAGACACTACTATGAGGAACCTTCCACAACCAATGAGAGCAAGGGTCAGAACAGACAGTCCTGGGCCTCTCCCCTTCTGCACTCTGCTGG is a window from the Nycticebus coucang isolate mNycCou1 chromosome 11, mNycCou1.pri, whole genome shotgun sequence genome containing:
- the IGFBP3 gene encoding insulin-like growth factor-binding protein 3 codes for the protein MQRARLMLWAAALTVLVLLREPPVARAGAGAAGAGPVVRCEPCDARALAQCAPPPAAPACAELVREPGCGCCLTCALREGQPCGVYTERCGAGLRCQPPHGDARPLQALLDGRGLCANASAMGRLRAYLLPAPPAPGNASESEEERSASSVESQAIPSTHRVSESKFHPLHAKMDVIKKGHAKDSQRYKVDYESQSTDTQNFSSESKRETEYGPCRREMEDTLNHLKFLNVLSPRGVHIPNCDKKGFYKKKQCRPSKGRKRGFCWCVDKYGQPLPGYDAKGKEDVHCYSMQSK